In Cotesia glomerata isolate CgM1 linkage group LG1, MPM_Cglom_v2.3, whole genome shotgun sequence, one genomic interval encodes:
- the LOC123268882 gene encoding prohormone-4 → MIFRSSTNLVISLAFIVLFRPAKTIDLARFYGHVHSKRSGDACHPYEPFKCPGEATCISIQYLCDGAPDCRDGYDEDPRLCTAARRPPVEETASFLQSLLASHGPNYLEKLFGSKARDALAPLGGVNMVAIALSESQTIEDFGAALHLMRSDLEHLRSVFMAVENGDLGMLKSLGIKDSELGDVKFFLEKLVNTGFLD, encoded by the exons ATGATTTTTAGATCGTCTACTAATCTGGTGATTAGCCTAGCTTTCATTGTCTTGTTCAGACCAGCTAAAACTATTGATCTTGCCCGATTTTATGGACACGTACATTCCAAACGTTCAG gaGATGCTTGTCACCCTTACGAGCCATTCAAATGCCCGGGAGAGGCAACGTGTATCTCTATTCAGTATTTATGTGATGGGGCTCCAGATTGTCGAGACGGATACGATGAAGATCCTCGACTTTGTACAGCTG CTAGGAGACCACCCGTAGAAGAAACTGCTAGCTTTCTGCAATCTCTTCTGGCAAGTCATGGTCCAAATTATCTCGAAAAACTTTTTGGCAGTAAGGCAAGAGATGCATTAGCACCGTTAGGCGGTGTTAATATGGTGGCAATCGCACTTTCTG aaTCTCAAACAATTGAAGATTTTGGAGCCGCATTACATTTAATGCGTTCGGATCTCGAACACTTGCGTTCAGTGTTTATGGCAGTCGAAAATGGAGATTTGGGAATGTTGAAATCGCTCGGAATTAAAGATTCTGAACTTGGTGACGTTAAATTTTTCCTTGAAAAGCTTGTTAACACAGGTTTTCTTGATTAA